In Chitinivorax sp. PXF-14, a single window of DNA contains:
- a CDS encoding acyl-CoA thioesterase gives MAKFSKIIEVRWSDVDMNHHVRHSAYADFCTHARIEWLAENGFTPEKFAELVFGPVIFKEETEYFKEAKLGERLTIEVEIAGASADNSRFRFRQHIYKQDGRLAARHEVAGAWLDMRERKLIPPPAPLAATLAALDKSADFADIPLSRKAA, from the coding sequence ATGGCCAAGTTCAGCAAGATCATCGAAGTACGCTGGTCCGACGTCGACATGAACCATCATGTGCGCCACAGCGCCTATGCGGATTTCTGCACCCATGCCCGCATCGAGTGGCTGGCCGAGAATGGCTTCACGCCCGAGAAATTCGCCGAACTGGTGTTCGGCCCGGTAATCTTCAAGGAAGAGACTGAATACTTCAAGGAAGCGAAGCTCGGCGAGCGCCTGACCATCGAGGTCGAGATTGCCGGCGCCTCCGCCGACAACTCGCGCTTCCGTTTCCGCCAGCACATCTACAAGCAGGATGGCCGCCTCGCGGCCCGCCACGAGGTCGCCGGCGCCTGGCTCGACATGCGCGAGCGCAAGCTGATCCCGCCGCCGGCGCCGCTCGCGGCGACGCTCGCAGCCCTCGACAAGAGCGCGGATTTCGCGGACATCCCGCTGAGCCGCAAGGCCGCTTGA
- a CDS encoding TetR/AcrR family transcriptional regulator — protein sequence MGKGEQTRALILLEALGLASQVGIEGLTIGVLAERLKLSKSGLFARFGSREELQLAVVQAAQDEFTALAVKPALAAPRGLARLRALFGLWLGRLDVEGRPGGCPLLGAAAEFDDQPGPVRDQLARGQRALRDILSGAVTRAVETGELRADTDAAQLAFELFGLILATHHDLRLLGDAGAPGRALRGMERMLALHQPSSSAANG from the coding sequence ATGGGCAAGGGTGAACAAACCAGGGCGCTGATCCTGCTGGAGGCGCTGGGGCTGGCGAGCCAGGTCGGCATCGAGGGCCTGACCATCGGCGTGCTCGCCGAGCGCCTGAAGCTGTCGAAGAGCGGCCTGTTCGCCCGCTTCGGCTCGCGCGAGGAGCTGCAGCTCGCCGTGGTGCAGGCCGCCCAGGACGAGTTCACCGCGCTGGCCGTGAAACCGGCGCTGGCGGCGCCGCGCGGCCTGGCCCGGTTGCGCGCGCTGTTTGGGCTGTGGCTCGGCCGCCTCGATGTCGAGGGCCGGCCGGGCGGCTGCCCGCTGCTCGGTGCCGCCGCCGAATTCGACGACCAGCCCGGCCCGGTGCGCGATCAGCTGGCGCGCGGGCAGCGCGCCCTGCGCGACATCCTCAGCGGCGCGGTGACACGTGCGGTCGAGACGGGCGAGCTGCGCGCCGACACCGATGCGGCGCAACTGGCCTTCGAGCTGTTCGGGCTCATTCTCGCCACCCACCACGACCTGCGCCTGCTCGGCGATGCCGGCGCCCCCGGCCGGGCCCTGCGCGGCATGGAGCGTATGCTGGCCCTACACCAGCCATCGTCATCGGCTGCCAACGGGTAG
- a CDS encoding DUF4870 family protein, with the protein MEELQTVRDRDQSLKNIVTLVYALQALAYFTGGLAALAAVIVAYVKRDDVRGTLFESHVEWQIGTFWIGLGLAVLGGLTFWFGLGFIIWGVAGIWVLYRIIKGWLALNDGKAVG; encoded by the coding sequence ATGGAAGAGCTGCAAACCGTGCGCGATCGCGATCAGTCGCTGAAGAACATCGTCACCCTGGTCTACGCCCTGCAGGCGCTGGCCTACTTTACCGGTGGGCTCGCCGCGCTGGCCGCGGTGATCGTCGCCTACGTCAAGCGCGACGACGTGCGCGGCACGCTCTTCGAGAGCCATGTCGAGTGGCAGATCGGCACCTTCTGGATCGGCCTGGGCCTCGCCGTGCTGGGTGGCCTCACCTTCTGGTTCGGTCTCGGCTTCATCATCTGGGGCGTGGCCGGCATCTGGGTGCTCTATCGCATCATCAAGGGCTGGCTCGCGCTCAACGACGGCAAGGCGGTCGGCTGA
- the dtd gene encoding D-aminoacyl-tRNA deacylase produces MRALIQRVAEAAVRIDGVVVGEIAAGLLVLVGVEEADTAGDIDWLARKLANLRIFADEAGVMNRSVLDVGGEVLAVSQFTLHASCRKGNRPSYSRAARGELSQPMYEAFCEAVAGLIGKPVARGVFGADMKVSLVNDGPVTIWLDSKAPE; encoded by the coding sequence ATGCGGGCCTTGATCCAGCGTGTTGCCGAGGCGGCGGTCAGGATCGATGGCGTCGTCGTCGGCGAGATTGCCGCCGGCCTGCTGGTGCTGGTCGGTGTCGAGGAGGCGGATACGGCTGGCGACATTGACTGGCTCGCCAGAAAGCTCGCCAACCTGCGCATCTTCGCTGACGAGGCGGGGGTCATGAACCGCTCGGTGCTCGATGTCGGCGGCGAGGTACTGGCGGTGAGCCAGTTCACGCTGCACGCGAGCTGCCGCAAGGGCAACCGGCCGAGCTACAGCCGGGCCGCCAGGGGCGAGCTGTCGCAACCGATGTACGAGGCCTTTTGCGAGGCGGTGGCCGGCCTGATCGGCAAGCCGGTCGCGCGTGGGGTGTTCGGTGCCGACATGAAGGTCAGCCTCGTCAACGATGGCCCGGTGACGATCTGGCTCGACTCCAAGGCGCCGGAGTAA
- a CDS encoding glycosyltransferase family 2 protein encodes MISIIIPVYNTGQLLQEAVQSILAQECTDSALPPIEIIVVDDHSNDTATQHILAELATRDPAHLRVITNSRGKGVASARNTGIEAARGQWIGFLDSDDLWLPNALATGWNAVRQHPEARWIASHFHMTPLDNVHPVQRRPLAERSPYLYALIGKDYEAGRVSCLKRPVTHFLKSCLIGIMTCLIRKDLLIEAGMFDESQQRAEDYLLWLRCALRADLYFAPADTGIYRIRSGSLTHTTAPPFAGEDTMLHRLRADPQYAPYRREIKERMVLVLDDHCYYYRSQRQRPEARRWAMRLLREAPLRARSWKQAIGAWFG; translated from the coding sequence ATGATCTCCATCATCATCCCCGTCTACAACACGGGGCAACTGCTGCAAGAGGCCGTGCAATCGATCCTGGCGCAGGAATGCACCGACTCGGCGCTGCCGCCGATCGAGATCATCGTGGTCGACGACCACAGCAACGACACCGCCACCCAACACATACTGGCCGAGCTGGCGACGCGCGATCCGGCGCATCTGCGGGTCATCACCAACAGCCGCGGCAAGGGCGTGGCCAGTGCGCGCAATACGGGCATCGAAGCCGCACGCGGCCAGTGGATCGGGTTTCTGGATTCGGATGACCTGTGGCTGCCCAATGCACTGGCTACGGGCTGGAATGCCGTCCGCCAGCACCCGGAAGCCCGCTGGATCGCCTCGCACTTCCACATGACGCCGCTCGACAACGTGCATCCGGTTCAGCGCCGGCCGCTGGCCGAGCGCTCGCCCTACCTGTACGCGCTGATCGGCAAGGACTACGAGGCCGGCAGGGTCAGCTGCCTGAAACGGCCGGTCACGCACTTTCTGAAGTCATGCCTGATCGGCATCATGACCTGCCTGATCCGCAAAGACCTGCTGATCGAAGCCGGTATGTTCGACGAAAGCCAGCAGCGCGCCGAAGATTACCTGCTGTGGCTGCGTTGCGCGCTGCGCGCAGACCTCTACTTCGCACCGGCCGACACCGGCATCTACCGCATCCGCTCGGGCAGCCTGACGCACACCACAGCCCCCCCTTTCGCTGGCGAGGACACCATGCTGCACCGGCTGCGCGCCGACCCGCAGTACGCCCCCTATCGGCGGGAAATCAAGGAGCGCATGGTGCTGGTGCTCGATGACCATTGCTACTACTACCGCAGCCAGCGGCAGCGTCCCGAGGCCCGGCGGTGGGCCATGCGACTGCTACGCGAGGCGCCGCTGCGGGCACGCAGCTGGAAGCAGGCGATCGGTGCGTGGTTCGGCTGA
- a CDS encoding glycosyltransferase family 2 protein has product MRFSLSSPDVSIVIPVYNTGPLLLEAIESIVTQAPTELPLPVVEVIVVDDASGDANTQSILASLEARYPGVLRVLRNQRSKGVAGARNTAIEAARGQWIGFLDSDDLWLPNAMASLWQVVREHPQARWVAAHFLLTMLGSDAPPENKPLAERSPYLYSLLGSDYEAGRATCLKQPVSHFLKSCLIGIMTCLIRKELLIDAGLFDENQKRASDYMMWLRCALLSDLYYAPADTGIYRMRKGSLTRTSAPPLACEDSMLRKLLADPRYTPWNRQLRERLVLVLDDHCYYYRNAKHRSEARHWALKLLREAPLRARTWKQALGAWMI; this is encoded by the coding sequence ATGCGGTTTTCGTTGTCCTCACCGGACGTGTCGATCGTCATCCCGGTCTACAACACCGGCCCGCTGTTACTGGAAGCCATCGAGTCCATCGTGACGCAGGCGCCGACCGAGCTGCCGCTACCGGTGGTCGAGGTCATCGTCGTTGACGACGCGAGCGGCGATGCCAACACCCAGTCCATCCTCGCCTCGCTGGAAGCGCGCTACCCCGGCGTGTTGCGCGTGCTGCGCAATCAACGCAGCAAGGGGGTCGCCGGTGCGCGCAACACGGCAATCGAGGCGGCGCGCGGACAATGGATAGGCTTTCTCGATTCGGATGACCTGTGGCTGCCCAACGCCATGGCCAGCCTGTGGCAGGTCGTGCGCGAGCATCCCCAGGCGCGCTGGGTGGCCGCCCATTTCCTGCTCACCATGCTCGGCTCCGACGCGCCGCCGGAGAACAAGCCGCTGGCCGAGCGCTCGCCCTACCTGTATTCGCTGCTCGGCTCCGACTACGAGGCGGGCCGCGCCACCTGCCTGAAGCAGCCGGTCAGCCACTTTCTCAAGTCCTGCCTGATCGGCATCATGACCTGCCTGATCCGCAAGGAACTGCTTATCGACGCAGGTCTGTTCGACGAAAACCAGAAGCGCGCGTCGGACTACATGATGTGGCTGCGCTGCGCCCTGCTCTCCGACCTGTACTACGCGCCGGCCGACACCGGCATCTACCGCATGCGCAAGGGCAGCCTGACGCGCACCAGCGCACCGCCCCTGGCCTGCGAGGACAGCATGTTGCGCAAGCTGCTCGCCGACCCTCGCTACACGCCGTGGAACCGGCAACTGCGCGAGCGGCTGGTATTGGTGCTCGATGATCATTGTTACTACTATCGCAACGCAAAACACCGTTCCGAGGCCAGACACTGGGCACTGAAACTGCTGCGAGAAGCGCCACTGCGGGCGCGCACCTGGAAACAGGCCTTGGGCGCCTGGATGATCTGA
- a CDS encoding ThiF family adenylyltransferase, which translates to MNDDQLLRYSRHILLDEIGVEGQQALLDAHALIIGAGGLGSPAGLYLGSAGVGRITICDHDEVDKTNLQRQIAHSMASIGENKAESIKRRIHEINPDCAVEAVTERVSGARLDALIASADVVLDCCDNFDTRHAVNAACVRHRKPLVSGAAVRFDGQISVFDLRRDDSPCYHCLFPDTGEANDGPCALFGVFAPLVGIVGSMQAAEALKLLIPAGSTLTGRLLLLDGLEMKWREMRLKRDPQCAACGHPGHA; encoded by the coding sequence ATGAATGATGACCAGCTCTTGCGCTACAGCCGCCACATCCTGCTCGACGAGATTGGCGTCGAGGGGCAGCAGGCCCTGCTCGATGCCCACGCGCTGATCATCGGTGCCGGCGGGCTGGGCTCGCCGGCCGGCCTGTATCTCGGCTCGGCCGGCGTGGGGCGGATCACCATCTGCGACCACGACGAGGTCGACAAGACCAATCTGCAGCGCCAGATCGCACACTCGATGGCCAGCATCGGCGAGAACAAGGCCGAGTCGATCAAGCGCCGCATCCATGAAATCAACCCCGACTGCGCGGTCGAGGCCGTCACCGAGCGCGTGTCCGGTGCGCGGCTCGATGCACTGATCGCGAGCGCCGATGTCGTGCTCGACTGCTGCGACAACTTCGACACCCGCCATGCGGTGAACGCCGCCTGCGTCAGGCACCGCAAGCCGCTGGTATCGGGTGCCGCGGTGCGCTTCGACGGCCAGATCAGCGTGTTCGACCTACGCCGCGACGACAGCCCCTGCTACCACTGCCTGTTTCCCGATACCGGCGAGGCCAACGATGGCCCGTGCGCGCTGTTCGGCGTGTTTGCCCCGCTCGTCGGCATTGTCGGCAGCATGCAGGCGGCCGAGGCGCTGAAGCTGCTGATCCCGGCCGGCAGCACGCTGACGGGGCGGCTGCTGCTACTCGACGGGCTGGAGATGAAATGGCGCGAAATGCGACTCAAACGCGATCCGCAATGCGCCGCCTGCGGCCATCCGGGCCACGCCTGA